In Mycolicibacterium mucogenicum DSM 44124, the following are encoded in one genomic region:
- a CDS encoding bifunctional FO biosynthesis protein CofGH, with amino-acid sequence MALNPQNGADLPLPVVPPLAAPASSSALRRVLRRARDGVALNVDEAAIAMTARGDDLVDLCASAARVRDAGLEAAGRRGATGRLPVSYSRKVFIPVTHLCRDTCHYCTFVTVPGKLRAQGMGMYMEPDEILDVARRGAELGCQEALFTLGDRPEDRWDEAKQWLDERGYDSTLDYVRAMAIRVLEETGLLPHLNPGVMSWSELSRLKPVAPSMGMMLETTSRRLFETKGLAHYGSPDKDPAVRLRTLDDAGRLSIPFTTGLLVGIGENLTERAETMHAIRKSHKEFGHVQEVIVQNFRAKDHTAMAATPDAGIDDFLATIAVTRLVLGPKMRIQAPPNLVSREECLALIGAGVDDWGGVSPLTPDHVNPERPWPALDDLAGVTAEAGYDLVQRLTAQPSYVQAGAAWIDPRVRGHVDALADPETGWAREVNPVGLPWQEPDEASESLGRTDLHTAIDTEGRLTETRSDLGSAFGDWESIREKVSELAARAPERIDTDVLAALRSAERDPGGCSDDEYLALATADGPALDAVAALADSLRRDVVGDDVTFVVNRNINFTNICYTGCRFCAFAQRKGDADAYSLSTDEVADRAWEAHVAGATEVCMQGGIDPELPVTGYADLVRAVKKRVPSMHVHAFSPMEIANGVTRSGLSVREWLTSLREAGLDTIPGTAAEILDDEVRWVLTKGKLPTAEWINVVTTAHEVGLRSSSTMMYGHVDTPKHWVGHLNVLRGIQDRTGGFTEFVPLPFVHQSSPLYLAGGARPGPTHRDNRAVHALARIMLHGRIPSIQTSWVKLGVERTQVMLQGGANDLGGTLMEETISRMAGSENGSAKTVAELVAIAEGIGRPARQRSTDYSPLAA; translated from the coding sequence GTGGCTCTGAACCCCCAGAACGGCGCAGACCTGCCTCTTCCCGTGGTCCCACCGCTCGCCGCCCCCGCATCGTCGTCCGCCTTACGTCGCGTGCTGCGCCGCGCTCGTGATGGTGTGGCGCTGAATGTGGACGAGGCTGCGATCGCGATGACGGCCCGCGGCGACGATCTCGTGGATCTCTGTGCGAGTGCCGCCCGGGTGCGTGACGCCGGGCTCGAAGCAGCGGGCCGGCGCGGCGCGACCGGCCGGTTGCCGGTGTCGTATTCGCGCAAGGTGTTCATCCCCGTCACTCATCTGTGCCGCGACACCTGCCATTACTGCACGTTCGTGACGGTGCCGGGCAAGCTGCGCGCCCAGGGCATGGGCATGTACATGGAGCCCGACGAGATTCTCGACGTGGCCCGCCGCGGCGCCGAGTTGGGATGCCAGGAGGCCCTTTTCACCCTCGGTGACCGTCCGGAAGACCGCTGGGACGAGGCCAAGCAGTGGCTCGACGAGCGCGGCTATGACTCCACGCTCGACTACGTGCGGGCCATGGCCATCCGTGTCCTCGAGGAAACGGGTCTGCTGCCGCACCTGAATCCCGGCGTCATGAGCTGGTCGGAACTGTCTCGGCTCAAGCCGGTGGCGCCGTCGATGGGCATGATGCTCGAGACCACGTCGCGGCGGCTGTTCGAGACCAAGGGCCTGGCGCACTACGGCAGCCCCGACAAGGACCCGGCGGTGCGCCTGCGCACGCTCGACGACGCGGGCCGGCTGTCGATCCCGTTCACCACGGGCCTGCTGGTCGGTATCGGTGAGAATCTCACCGAACGGGCCGAGACCATGCACGCGATCCGCAAGTCGCACAAGGAATTCGGGCACGTGCAGGAAGTCATCGTGCAGAACTTCCGGGCCAAGGACCACACGGCCATGGCGGCCACCCCCGATGCCGGGATCGACGATTTCCTGGCCACCATCGCGGTGACCCGCCTGGTGCTGGGCCCGAAGATGCGGATTCAGGCGCCGCCGAATCTGGTGTCCCGCGAGGAATGCCTGGCGCTGATCGGTGCCGGCGTGGACGACTGGGGCGGGGTGTCGCCGCTGACGCCCGACCATGTGAATCCGGAACGTCCGTGGCCGGCGCTGGACGATCTGGCCGGGGTGACTGCTGAAGCGGGTTATGACCTGGTGCAGCGGTTGACGGCGCAGCCCTCGTACGTGCAGGCCGGGGCGGCGTGGATCGACCCGCGCGTGCGCGGGCATGTCGATGCGCTGGCCGACCCGGAGACCGGGTGGGCGCGTGAGGTGAACCCCGTCGGCCTGCCGTGGCAGGAACCCGACGAGGCATCAGAGTCGTTGGGCCGCACCGATCTGCACACCGCGATCGACACCGAGGGCCGGCTGACCGAGACGCGCAGCGACCTCGGTAGCGCGTTCGGTGACTGGGAGTCCATCCGGGAGAAGGTTTCCGAGCTGGCGGCTCGTGCCCCAGAGCGCATCGATACCGACGTGCTGGCCGCGCTGCGGTCGGCCGAGCGCGACCCGGGCGGTTGCTCCGACGACGAGTACCTGGCACTGGCGACTGCTGATGGTCCGGCGCTGGATGCCGTTGCGGCGCTGGCGGATTCGCTGCGGCGGGATGTCGTGGGTGATGACGTCACGTTCGTGGTGAACCGGAACATCAACTTCACCAACATCTGCTACACGGGCTGCCGGTTCTGCGCGTTCGCGCAGCGCAAGGGTGACGCCGATGCCTACTCGCTATCGACCGACGAGGTCGCCGACCGGGCCTGGGAGGCGCATGTCGCCGGGGCCACCGAGGTCTGCATGCAGGGCGGCATCGATCCGGAGTTGCCGGTGACCGGGTACGCCGATCTGGTGCGGGCGGTGAAGAAGCGGGTGCCGTCGATGCACGTGCATGCCTTCTCGCCGATGGAGATTGCCAACGGTGTCACGCGCAGCGGGTTGTCGGTGCGCGAGTGGCTGACCTCGCTGCGGGAAGCGGGCCTGGACACCATCCCGGGCACCGCCGCCGAGATCCTCGACGACGAGGTCCGCTGGGTGCTGACCAAGGGCAAGCTGCCGACCGCCGAGTGGATCAACGTGGTGACCACGGCGCACGAGGTGGGGCTGCGGTCGTCGTCGACGATGATGTACGGGCACGTGGACACCCCGAAGCATTGGGTGGGGCACCTCAACGTGCTGCGCGGAATCCAGGACCGCACAGGCGGTTTCACCGAGTTCGTGCCGCTGCCGTTCGTGCACCAGTCCTCGCCGCTGTATCTGGCCGGCGGGGCGCGGCCCGGACCGACGCACCGTGACAACCGTGCGGTGCACGCGCTGGCGCGGATCATGCTGCACGGCCGGATTCCGAGCATCCAGACCTCGTGGGTCAAGCTCGGGGTGGAGCGCACGCAGGTGATGCTGCAGGGCGGTGCCAATGATCTCGGTGGCACGCTGATGGAGGAGACGATCTCCCGCATGGCCGGTTCGGAGAACGGCTCTGCCAAGACCGTCGCCGAGCTGGTCGCCATCGCCGAAGGCATCGGCCGCCCGGCCCGCCAACGCAGCACCGACTACTCGCCCCTGGCGGCTTAG
- a CDS encoding DUF2231 domain-containing protein translates to MNTIGDIPAHPFFVHFIVVLAPLTAILAILCAVWSAARERLVWLTLALAVVLTVLTPLATEAGEWLEHQQQTRTPILHEHTELGDTAIYFALGLLVVSLALAFLHRWGARLGERRGVAGVAVAVLAVLIGVASIYQIVRIGDSGARAVWGSGGS, encoded by the coding sequence GTGAACACGATTGGCGACATCCCCGCCCACCCGTTTTTCGTCCACTTCATCGTGGTGCTGGCGCCACTGACCGCCATTCTCGCAATTCTCTGCGCGGTGTGGAGCGCAGCCCGCGAGCGGCTCGTCTGGTTGACGCTGGCCTTGGCGGTCGTGTTGACCGTGCTGACGCCGCTGGCCACGGAGGCCGGCGAGTGGCTGGAGCACCAGCAGCAGACCCGGACACCGATCCTGCACGAGCACACGGAACTCGGTGACACGGCGATCTATTTCGCGCTGGGGCTGCTGGTGGTGTCGTTGGCGCTTGCGTTCCTGCACCGGTGGGGCGCACGCCTCGGTGAACGGCGTGGCGTCGCCGGCGTTGCGGTGGCGGTACTGGCTGTGCTGATCGGCGTTGCCTCGATCTATCAGATCGTGCGTATCGGCGACTCGGGCGCTCGCGCGGTGTGGGGCAGCGGCGGGTCGTAA
- a CDS encoding NADPH-dependent 2,4-dienoyl-CoA reductase: MTNPYPNLLSPLDLGFTTLRNRVIMGSMHTGLEDRARDTGKLAEYFAERARGRVGLIITGGYAPNRTGWLLPFAAEMLSSSDARRHRRITGAVHAEGGKILLQVLHAGRYAYHPLSVSASSIKAPINPFRPRALRDVKGTINDFVKCALLAREAGYDGVEIMGSEGYLLNQFLAPRTNKRTDAWGGTPERRRRFPVEIVRRTREAVGHDFIICYRLSMADYVEDGQTWEEILTLATEIEAAGATIINTGIGWHEARVPTIVTSVPNSAFADISNAVAQHVTIPVVASNRINMPQSAEQILADGAVQLISMARPLLSDPDWVRKAQHDAADEINTCIACNQACLDHAFVHKTVSCLLNPRAGHETTLVLGKTRVTKRVAVVGAGPAGLAAAVTAAQRGHDVTLFEAGDHIGGQFDLARRIPGKEEFNETLRYYTTMLAKHRVDVRLNTRASADELAGYDDVVLATGVAPRMPAIPGIDHPMVLSYAEALTGAAVGKRVAVIGAGGIGFDVSEFLTVDESPTLNLKEWRAEWGIADGGDSRGGLATPIPLPPAREVYLLQRTKGAQGRGLGKTSGWVHRASVKAKDVQQLSGVNYEKIDDAGLHISFGPDRSGARVLEVDNVVICAGQESVRDLEVGLREVGIEPHVIGGAAVAAELDAKRAIRQGTELAAKL, translated from the coding sequence ATGACCAACCCCTATCCGAACCTGTTGTCGCCGTTGGACCTTGGCTTCACCACGCTGCGCAATCGGGTGATCATGGGCTCGATGCACACCGGCCTCGAGGACCGCGCCCGCGACACCGGCAAGCTGGCCGAGTACTTCGCCGAGCGGGCCCGCGGTCGGGTCGGTCTGATCATCACCGGCGGATACGCGCCCAACCGCACCGGTTGGCTGCTGCCGTTCGCCGCCGAGATGCTGTCATCGAGCGACGCCCGCCGGCACCGCCGAATCACGGGCGCGGTGCATGCCGAAGGCGGCAAGATCCTGCTGCAGGTATTGCACGCGGGACGTTATGCGTACCATCCGCTTTCGGTCAGCGCGTCGTCGATCAAGGCCCCGATCAACCCCTTCCGGCCGCGGGCTCTGCGCGACGTCAAGGGCACCATCAACGACTTCGTGAAATGCGCACTGCTGGCCCGCGAAGCCGGGTACGACGGCGTCGAGATCATGGGCAGCGAAGGCTATCTGCTGAACCAGTTCCTGGCGCCGCGCACCAACAAACGCACCGACGCCTGGGGCGGCACACCCGAGAGGCGCCGCCGCTTCCCGGTCGAGATCGTCCGCCGCACGCGCGAGGCCGTCGGCCACGACTTCATCATCTGCTACCGGCTGTCCATGGCCGACTACGTCGAAGACGGCCAGACGTGGGAGGAAATCCTCACGCTGGCAACTGAAATCGAAGCCGCTGGGGCGACGATCATCAACACCGGCATCGGTTGGCACGAAGCGCGGGTGCCGACCATCGTCACGTCGGTACCCAACAGCGCGTTCGCGGACATCAGCAACGCGGTGGCGCAGCACGTCACCATCCCCGTGGTGGCGTCAAACCGCATCAACATGCCCCAGTCCGCCGAGCAGATCCTGGCCGACGGTGCGGTGCAACTGATCTCGATGGCGCGGCCGCTGCTGAGCGACCCGGACTGGGTCCGCAAAGCGCAGCACGACGCCGCCGACGAGATCAACACCTGCATCGCCTGCAACCAGGCCTGCCTGGATCACGCGTTCGTGCACAAGACGGTGTCGTGCCTGTTGAACCCGCGGGCCGGGCACGAAACCACGTTGGTGCTGGGCAAGACCCGGGTGACGAAGCGGGTCGCGGTGGTCGGCGCCGGACCCGCAGGCCTGGCGGCCGCCGTCACCGCCGCCCAGCGTGGACACGACGTGACGCTGTTCGAGGCCGGCGACCACATCGGTGGCCAATTCGATTTGGCCCGAAGGATTCCCGGCAAGGAAGAGTTCAACGAGACCCTCCGGTACTACACCACGATGCTCGCCAAGCACCGTGTGGATGTCCGGCTGAACACCCGGGCGTCCGCCGACGAGCTCGCCGGCTACGACGACGTCGTGCTCGCCACCGGCGTCGCACCGCGCATGCCCGCGATCCCGGGCATCGACCATCCGATGGTGCTGTCGTACGCGGAGGCCCTGACGGGAGCGGCAGTCGGCAAGCGGGTCGCCGTGATCGGCGCCGGCGGCATCGGTTTCGACGTCAGCGAGTTCCTCACCGTCGATGAATCCCCCACCCTGAATCTGAAGGAATGGCGCGCCGAGTGGGGCATCGCCGACGGCGGCGACTCCCGTGGTGGGTTGGCCACGCCGATCCCGCTGCCGCCGGCCCGCGAGGTGTACCTGCTGCAGCGCACCAAGGGCGCCCAGGGTCGCGGGCTCGGCAAGACCAGCGGCTGGGTGCACCGGGCGTCGGTCAAAGCCAAAGATGTGCAGCAGCTTTCCGGCGTGAACTACGAGAAGATCGATGATGCCGGCCTGCACATCAGCTTCGGTCCGGACCGGTCCGGAGCCCGCGTCCTCGAGGTCGACAACGTAGTGATCTGCGCCGGCCAGGAGTCGGTCCGCGATCTCGAAGTGGGGCTGCGCGAGGTCGGCATCGAGCCGCACGTCATCGGCGGCGCCGCCGTGGCAGCCGAGCTGGACGCCAAGCGGGCCATCCGTCAGGGGACCGAGCTGGCGGCCAAGCTCTAG
- a CDS encoding PadR family transcriptional regulator codes for MALPHAILVALCEQAGSGYELANRFDRSIGYFWAATHQQIYKTLRTMGADGWVSVEVVAQHGRPDKKVYSVTAAGRAELERWIAEPLTGRGSSVTDARTRELAVKLRGATYGSVDSTAALREQIRALRAERATLLDTYRGYEKRQFPDPSALTGSALHQYLVLRGGIRAEQGSVDWLDEILLALEGTP; via the coding sequence GTGGCCCTCCCCCACGCCATCCTCGTGGCGTTGTGCGAACAAGCCGGTTCGGGTTACGAACTGGCCAACCGATTCGACCGCTCGATCGGCTACTTCTGGGCCGCCACCCACCAGCAGATCTACAAGACGCTGCGCACCATGGGCGCCGACGGCTGGGTCAGTGTCGAGGTCGTCGCGCAGCACGGCCGGCCGGACAAGAAGGTCTATTCGGTGACCGCCGCCGGCCGGGCCGAACTCGAACGCTGGATCGCCGAACCGCTCACCGGCCGCGGCAGTTCCGTGACCGACGCCCGCACCCGCGAACTCGCGGTGAAGCTGCGCGGCGCGACCTACGGATCCGTGGACAGCACCGCCGCCCTGCGCGAGCAGATTCGCGCGCTGCGCGCCGAACGCGCCACGCTGCTCGACACCTACCGCGGCTATGAAAAACGTCAGTTCCCCGACCCTTCCGCGCTCACCGGCAGCGCGCTGCACCAATACCTGGTGCTGCGCGGCGGTATCCGCGCCGAGCAGGGATCGGTGGACTGGTTGGACGAAATTCTGCTCGCCCTAGAAGGAACACCATGA
- the fdxA gene encoding ferredoxin yields the protein MTYVIAEPCVDVKDKACIEECPVDCIYEGARMLYIHPDECVDCGACEPVCPVEAIYYEDDVPDQWSGYTQNNADFFAELGSPGGASKVGQTDNDPQAVKDLAPQGE from the coding sequence GTGACGTACGTCATTGCCGAACCCTGCGTCGACGTCAAAGACAAGGCATGTATCGAAGAATGCCCGGTCGATTGCATCTACGAGGGTGCACGCATGCTGTACATCCACCCCGATGAGTGCGTGGACTGCGGCGCGTGCGAGCCCGTCTGCCCCGTCGAGGCCATCTACTACGAGGACGACGTCCCCGATCAGTGGAGCGGGTACACCCAGAACAACGCCGACTTCTTCGCCGAGCTCGGCTCGCCGGGTGGTGCGTCGAAGGTCGGCCAGACCGACAACGACCCGCAGGCGGTCAAGGATCTCGCGCCGCAGGGCGAGTGA
- the dapC gene encoding succinyldiaminopimelate transaminase — protein sequence MTLSARAKVSAALPVFPWDTLAEATATARAHPDGIVDLSVGTPVDPVADVIREALAAASASPGYPTTAGTPALRASAVAALQRRYGITGLPEQAVLPVIGTKEVIAWLPTLLGLGAADTVVVPELAYPTYDVGARLAGAQVLRADSLTQIGPQAPALVYLNSPSNPTGKVLGVDHLRKVVGWARERGVVIASDECYLGLSWDAQPLSVLHPDVCDGDHTGLLAVHSLSKTSSLAGYRAGFVAGDPELVAELLAVRKHAGMIVPTPVQSAMVAALDDDEHERVQRDRYAKRRDALLAAVRGAGFTVEHSEAGLYLWATRGESGRATLAWLAERGILVAPGEFYGPAGEQFVRIALTATDERIAAAVSRLA from the coding sequence GTGACCCTGTCCGCTAGAGCCAAGGTCTCGGCCGCTCTGCCGGTGTTCCCCTGGGACACCCTGGCGGAGGCGACCGCGACCGCTCGTGCCCATCCGGACGGCATCGTCGATCTGTCCGTCGGCACGCCGGTGGATCCGGTGGCCGACGTCATCCGGGAGGCGCTGGCCGCTGCCAGTGCCTCACCGGGCTACCCGACGACGGCCGGTACGCCTGCCCTGCGCGCATCGGCGGTGGCTGCCCTGCAGCGTCGCTATGGCATCACGGGACTGCCGGAGCAGGCGGTGCTGCCGGTCATCGGCACCAAAGAGGTCATCGCCTGGCTGCCGACACTGCTCGGGTTGGGGGCCGCCGACACCGTCGTGGTGCCCGAGCTCGCCTACCCGACCTATGACGTCGGCGCCCGGCTGGCCGGTGCGCAGGTGCTGCGGGCCGATTCGCTGACCCAGATCGGGCCCCAGGCGCCCGCGCTGGTGTACCTGAACTCGCCCAGCAACCCGACCGGCAAGGTGCTCGGCGTCGACCACCTGCGCAAGGTTGTCGGCTGGGCGCGCGAGCGCGGCGTCGTCATCGCGTCCGACGAGTGCTACCTCGGCCTGTCGTGGGACGCTCAGCCGCTGTCGGTGCTGCACCCCGACGTCTGCGACGGTGACCACACCGGTCTGCTGGCCGTCCACTCACTCTCCAAGACCTCCTCGCTGGCCGGCTACCGCGCCGGCTTCGTCGCCGGTGACCCGGAACTGGTCGCGGAACTGCTGGCGGTGCGCAAGCACGCCGGGATGATCGTCCCGACGCCCGTGCAGTCCGCGATGGTCGCCGCCCTCGACGACGACGAGCACGAACGCGTCCAGCGCGACCGGTACGCCAAGCGCCGCGACGCGCTGCTGGCGGCGGTCCGGGGCGCCGGCTTCACCGTCGAGCACTCCGAGGCCGGCCTGTATCTATGGGCCACCCGTGGTGAGTCCGGCCGCGCGACGCTCGCCTGGCTGGCCGAACGCGGCATCCTCGTCGCCCCTGGCGAGTTCTACGGCCCGGCCGGCGAGCAGTTCGTCCGCATCGCACTCACCGCGACAGACGAACGCATCGCCGCCGCGGTCTCGCGATTGGCTTAG
- a CDS encoding TIGR03617 family F420-dependent LLM class oxidoreductase yields the protein MQVFAALSPELPLTQVPACVRRVERLGFDGLHIAETTHDSLAVALLAAEHTERLTIRTAVTLAFVRSPMLTAYAAWDLQTFSNGRFELGLGTQIRQNIEDRFGMPWSEPCARMGEYLGALTAIFEAFRTGESVHHEGDVYRITRLQPYFNPGPNNLAPPRIWLGAVNAGMCELAGGKADGVVTHSTNSDPEYLRDVVRPALQRGAQAAGRSAIPELVASTAVATGSTDLRVEQERERQRRMLAFLLSTPAYATTLKRRGWHSLADDLRDLIKQQQWDCLPTVLGDGVLDQLVTTGRYDQLPDLLRAKYDGIADGVVLPPVSADANEDEPVRACVRDLQTGAHGRRD from the coding sequence ATGCAGGTATTCGCTGCCTTGTCGCCTGAGCTGCCCCTGACACAGGTGCCGGCCTGCGTGCGCCGCGTCGAGCGGCTCGGGTTCGACGGATTGCACATCGCTGAGACGACGCACGATTCACTCGCCGTGGCACTGCTGGCCGCCGAACACACCGAGCGGCTGACCATCCGCACGGCCGTCACTCTGGCTTTCGTCCGCAGCCCCATGCTGACCGCCTACGCGGCCTGGGACCTTCAGACGTTCTCGAACGGGCGATTCGAATTGGGTCTCGGCACCCAGATTCGGCAGAACATCGAAGACCGATTCGGTATGCCGTGGAGCGAACCGTGCGCACGGATGGGCGAGTACCTCGGCGCCCTGACCGCGATATTCGAAGCGTTCCGCACCGGCGAGTCGGTGCACCATGAAGGCGATGTCTATCGCATCACGCGCCTGCAGCCATACTTCAACCCGGGGCCGAACAACCTTGCGCCGCCGCGCATCTGGCTGGGTGCGGTGAACGCCGGGATGTGCGAACTGGCCGGCGGGAAGGCCGACGGCGTCGTCACACACTCGACCAATTCCGATCCGGAATATCTGAGAGATGTTGTGCGCCCGGCACTTCAGCGCGGCGCGCAGGCCGCCGGCCGGTCCGCGATCCCGGAGCTCGTGGCGTCGACCGCGGTGGCGACCGGCAGCACCGACCTGCGGGTCGAGCAGGAACGCGAGCGGCAACGCCGGATGCTGGCTTTCCTGCTCTCAACGCCTGCCTACGCGACGACGCTGAAACGACGCGGCTGGCACTCTTTGGCTGATGACCTCCGTGACCTCATCAAGCAACAGCAGTGGGACTGTCTGCCCACAGTGCTCGGCGATGGCGTGCTCGATCAGCTGGTGACGACCGGGCGATACGACCAGTTGCCGGATCTGTTGCGCGCCAAGTACGACGGCATCGCGGACGGGGTTGTGCTGCCGCCGGTCAGTGCTGACGCGAATGAGGATGAGCCGGTGCGGGCCTGTGTCCGGGACCTGCAGACCGGAGCGCACGGTCGCCGCGACTAG
- a CDS encoding LysR family transcriptional regulator, with translation MKHQRADLLDTRRLRLLHELSLRGTLSEVAEALHQSPSSISQALSQLEREVGVPLLEKVGRRLRLTPAAEVLVEHTAVILARLEQAASDVAVQSDEASGTVRLAVFQSAASAFMPQMLTELATRHPRLRVTMSQREPEQALYETWLREFDLVIAEEYPGHAARAYPDLHRAPLTTDLLRLAVPPSGDPWDRIASVEDAADLPWTMEPEGTASRHWAEQLCRKAGFEPDVRFETDDLEAQIALIENGNAVAILPDLMRVRRRPEVRVIDVDPRRRVVFTATRTAISKTPAIVACRAALASAVPPQLDVD, from the coding sequence ATGAAACATCAGCGTGCTGACCTGCTCGATACCCGGCGGCTGCGTCTGCTGCACGAGCTGAGCCTGCGCGGGACGTTGTCCGAGGTCGCCGAGGCGCTGCACCAAAGCCCGTCGTCGATATCGCAGGCGCTGAGCCAACTCGAGCGCGAGGTGGGCGTGCCGCTGTTGGAGAAGGTGGGACGCCGGCTGCGGCTCACCCCCGCGGCAGAGGTGCTCGTCGAGCACACCGCGGTCATCTTGGCGCGGCTCGAGCAGGCCGCCTCCGATGTCGCGGTGCAGAGCGACGAGGCGTCCGGCACCGTTCGGCTGGCCGTCTTCCAATCGGCGGCCTCGGCCTTCATGCCACAGATGCTGACGGAATTGGCGACGCGTCACCCACGGCTGCGGGTGACGATGTCGCAACGCGAACCGGAGCAGGCGCTCTACGAGACCTGGTTGCGCGAGTTCGATCTGGTGATCGCCGAGGAGTATCCGGGGCATGCCGCGCGCGCGTATCCCGATCTGCACCGGGCTCCGCTGACCACCGACCTGCTGCGGCTGGCCGTCCCACCGAGCGGAGATCCGTGGGACCGCATCGCCTCGGTCGAGGATGCCGCCGATCTGCCGTGGACGATGGAGCCCGAAGGCACCGCCTCCCGGCACTGGGCCGAACAGCTCTGCCGGAAAGCAGGTTTCGAGCCCGACGTCCGCTTCGAGACCGACGACCTCGAAGCCCAGATCGCTCTGATCGAGAACGGCAATGCGGTCGCCATCCTGCCCGACCTGATGCGCGTCCGGCGTCGTCCGGAGGTACGCGTCATCGACGTCGATCCGCGTCGGCGTGTGGTGTTCACAGCGACGCGGACCGCCATCAGCAAGACGCCGGCCATCGTGGCGTGCCGGGCGGCGCTGGCTTCGGCCGTGCCGCCGCAGCTTGATGTGGACTGA